A region of Streptomyces sp. NBC_01267 DNA encodes the following proteins:
- a CDS encoding cytochrome c oxidase subunit 4 — MKVQGKMFIWLAVFILAVAVVYGVWSKEAAGTTALFMAFGLSIMIGFYLAFTAKRIDAGAMDDKEADVADDAGEVGFFAPHSWQPISLAIGGALAFLAIAMGWWLLYFSAPLVVIGLWGWVFEFYRGENQNQ, encoded by the coding sequence GTGAAGGTCCAGGGAAAGATGTTCATCTGGCTGGCCGTCTTCATCCTCGCCGTAGCGGTCGTCTACGGCGTGTGGTCGAAGGAGGCAGCCGGTACCACGGCACTCTTCATGGCCTTCGGGCTGAGCATCATGATCGGCTTCTACCTGGCCTTCACGGCCAAGCGGATCGATGCCGGCGCGATGGACGACAAGGAGGCCGACGTCGCGGACGACGCCGGTGAGGTCGGGTTCTTCGCCCCGCACAGCTGGCAGCCGATCTCGCTGGCCATCGGCGGTGCGCTCGCCTTCCTGGCCATCGCGATGGGCTGGTGGCTGCTGTACTTCTCGGCGCCGCTCGTCGTGATCGGCCTCTGGGGCTGGGTGTTCGAGTTCTACCGCGGAGAGAACCAGAACCAGTAG
- a CDS encoding rhomboid family intramembrane serine protease, translated as MLKQWDAPKGPVVTYGLIGVCCVVFLISPVSGFDPTYGTGDNLLAAQSAYFERWGVVPTELMSGTPGALLTPFTALFVHANWLHLLGNMLFLYVFGAMAEERMGRLHFAVFYLVSGYLALSAYALTHSGSDQTLVGASGAISAVLGAFLSLFPKARVTSIFPFLLFLPLRFPAWIVLVFWFVLQWLAARQQTGTGPGVAYTAHLAGFSLGFAYAAARYWRTTRVKLPATATEGESKP; from the coding sequence ATGCTCAAGCAGTGGGACGCGCCCAAGGGTCCGGTGGTGACGTACGGCCTGATCGGCGTCTGCTGCGTCGTCTTCCTCATCAGCCCCGTCTCCGGGTTCGACCCGACGTACGGCACCGGCGACAACCTGCTCGCCGCCCAGAGCGCCTACTTCGAACGCTGGGGCGTCGTCCCCACCGAACTGATGAGCGGCACACCGGGAGCGCTGCTCACACCGTTCACCGCGCTGTTCGTCCACGCGAACTGGCTGCACCTGCTCGGGAACATGCTGTTCCTCTACGTCTTCGGGGCGATGGCCGAGGAACGCATGGGGCGGCTGCACTTCGCCGTCTTCTACCTCGTGAGCGGCTACCTCGCCCTGTCGGCCTACGCGCTCACCCACTCCGGGTCCGACCAGACCCTGGTGGGCGCATCGGGTGCGATCTCGGCGGTGCTCGGGGCGTTCCTGAGTCTCTTCCCGAAGGCCCGGGTCACCAGCATCTTCCCGTTCCTGCTGTTCCTGCCGCTGCGCTTCCCCGCCTGGATCGTGCTGGTCTTCTGGTTCGTGCTCCAGTGGCTGGCGGCCCGGCAGCAGACCGGCACCGGCCCCGGTGTCGCCTACACGGCACACCTCGCCGGGTTCTCGCTGGGCTTCGCCTACGCCGCGGCGCGGTACTGGCGTACGACTAGAGTGAAACTCCCAGCGACGGCCACCGAGGGAGAAAGCAAGCCGTGA
- the qcrA gene encoding cytochrome bc1 complex Rieske iron-sulfur subunit, translating to MSSQENSEEILPSKQEAAHGAVEHADDPFADPGMPAHKPRIQDIDERAAKRSERVVAFLFTLSMLATIAFIASYVIFPVDKIVFIFPFGHVSALNFSLGLTLGVALFTIGAGAVHWARTLMSDVETAADRHPIEAEPEVKAQVLADFAAGAAESGFGRRKLIRNTLFGAMAMVPLAGVVLLRDLGPLPEKKLRETLWNRGKVLINMNTNEPLRPEDVAVGSLTFAMPEGLEESDEDFQTQIAKAALMIVRIQPENIKDKKEREWAHDGIVAFSKICTHVGCPISLYEQQTHHVLCPCHQSTFDLSDGARVIFGPAGHALPQLRIGVNGEGNLEALGDFAEPVGPAFWERG from the coding sequence ATGAGTAGCCAAGAGAATTCCGAAGAGATCCTGCCGAGTAAGCAGGAGGCCGCGCACGGCGCGGTGGAGCACGCGGACGATCCGTTCGCCGACCCGGGAATGCCGGCCCACAAGCCGCGCATCCAGGACATCGACGAGCGGGCCGCCAAGCGCTCCGAGCGCGTGGTCGCCTTCCTGTTCACGCTCTCGATGCTGGCGACGATCGCGTTCATCGCGTCCTACGTGATCTTCCCGGTCGACAAGATCGTCTTCATCTTCCCGTTCGGGCACGTGAGCGCCCTCAACTTCTCCCTGGGTCTGACCCTGGGTGTGGCGCTCTTCACCATCGGCGCGGGCGCGGTCCACTGGGCCCGCACGCTGATGTCGGACGTCGAGACGGCGGCCGACCGCCACCCGATCGAGGCCGAGCCCGAGGTCAAGGCGCAGGTCCTGGCGGACTTCGCGGCAGGTGCCGCCGAGTCCGGCTTCGGCCGCCGCAAGCTGATCCGCAACACGCTGTTCGGCGCGATGGCCATGGTGCCGCTCGCCGGTGTGGTGCTGCTGCGCGACCTCGGCCCGCTGCCGGAGAAGAAGCTCCGCGAGACGCTGTGGAACCGCGGCAAGGTGCTCATCAACATGAACACCAATGAGCCGCTGCGTCCCGAGGACGTGGCCGTCGGTTCGCTGACGTTCGCCATGCCCGAGGGCCTCGAGGAGAGCGACGAGGACTTCCAGACGCAGATCGCCAAGGCTGCCCTGATGATCGTCCGTATCCAGCCGGAGAACATCAAGGACAAGAAGGAGCGCGAGTGGGCCCACGACGGCATCGTCGCGTTCTCGAAGATCTGCACCCACGTCGGCTGCCCGATCAGCCTGTACGAGCAGCAGACGCACCACGTGCTCTGCCCGTGCCACCAGTCCACCTTCGACCTGTCCGACGGCGCCCGCGTCATCTTCGGCCCGGCCGGCCACGCCCTGCCGCAGCTGCGGATCGGTGTGAACGGCGAGGGTAACCTCGAAGCGCTCGGCGACTTCGCAGAGCCCGTCGGTCCTGCCTTCTGGGAGCGCGGATGA
- the qcrC gene encoding cytochrome bc1 complex diheme cytochrome c subunit — protein sequence MKKLSARRRHPLAAVVVLLLALAATGGLYAAFAPAGKAQADEASQSLAITEGKKLFSVGCASCHGMGGQGSSDGPPLVGVGSAAVDFQVGTGRMPAQQPGAQVPKKKVIYSQAEIDQLAGYVASLGAGPIAPTAKQYSDQGADIARGGELFRTNCAQCHNFTGEGGALTHGKYAPSLAGVDPKHIYEAMQSGPQSMPSFPDTTMPEKSKQDIIAYVKTVNGDESESPGGLKLGGLGPVSEGLFGWIFGLGALIAVAIWVAAHTAKAKKS from the coding sequence GTGAAAAAGCTCTCCGCACGACGACGCCACCCGTTGGCGGCGGTCGTCGTCCTACTCCTCGCGCTGGCGGCCACCGGGGGGCTGTATGCCGCGTTCGCGCCTGCGGGCAAGGCGCAGGCCGACGAAGCCTCCCAGTCCCTCGCCATCACTGAGGGCAAGAAGCTCTTCTCCGTGGGCTGCGCAAGCTGCCACGGAATGGGAGGCCAAGGCTCGTCCGACGGGCCGCCCCTGGTCGGCGTCGGCTCCGCCGCCGTCGACTTCCAGGTGGGCACCGGCCGTATGCCGGCCCAGCAGCCCGGCGCCCAGGTGCCGAAGAAGAAGGTCATCTACTCGCAGGCCGAGATCGACCAGCTCGCCGGGTACGTGGCTTCCCTCGGCGCGGGCCCCATCGCGCCGACCGCGAAGCAGTACAGCGACCAGGGCGCCGACATCGCACGCGGTGGCGAGCTCTTCCGCACCAACTGCGCCCAGTGCCACAACTTCACGGGTGAGGGCGGCGCGCTGACACACGGCAAGTACGCCCCCAGCCTTGCAGGCGTGGACCCGAAGCACATCTACGAGGCCATGCAGAGTGGCCCGCAGAGCATGCCGTCCTTCCCCGACACCACGATGCCGGAGAAGAGCAAGCAGGACATCATCGCGTACGTCAAGACCGTCAACGGCGACGAGTCCGAGAGCCCCGGTGGCCTCAAGCTGGGCGGGCTCGGTCCGGTCAGCGAGGGCCTGTTCGGCTGGATCTTCGGACTCGGTGCACTGATCGCAGTTGCCATCTGGGTCGCGGCCCACACCGCTAAGGCCAAGAAGTCATGA
- the trpD gene encoding anthranilate phosphoribosyltransferase: protein MNVVTPAGGDSVAAFSWPGVLDSLLGGTDQSADATAWAMDRIMSGEATDAQIAGFAVALRAKGETVAEISGLVRAMYEHARLIEVPGPSVDIVGTGGDSARTVNISTMSSIVVAGTGAKVVKHGNRAASSASGSSDVLEKLGVNLQLTPERVVEVAEEAGITFCFAVKFHPALRYVAAARKELGIRTTFNFLGPLTNPAKVRAQATGVADARMAPIIAGVLAERGSSALVFRGDDGLDELTTTATSKVWTVADGTVHEEPFDPRDVGIGLVPVEALRGGDPSYNADVARRLLAGEGGPVRDAVLLNSAAALVALHPGGGSLDERIAAGIARAAESIDSGAAGRALERWVTASNA, encoded by the coding sequence ATGAACGTTGTGACCCCGGCAGGCGGCGACAGCGTGGCGGCATTCTCCTGGCCGGGCGTACTGGACTCATTGCTGGGCGGCACCGACCAGAGCGCGGACGCCACCGCCTGGGCGATGGACCGCATCATGAGCGGCGAGGCGACCGACGCGCAGATCGCCGGTTTCGCCGTGGCGCTGCGGGCCAAGGGCGAGACGGTCGCGGAGATCAGCGGTCTCGTCCGGGCGATGTACGAGCACGCCAGGCTGATCGAGGTACCCGGCCCGAGCGTGGACATCGTCGGGACCGGCGGCGACAGCGCGAGGACGGTGAACATCTCGACCATGTCGTCCATCGTGGTGGCGGGCACCGGCGCGAAGGTCGTCAAGCACGGCAACCGCGCGGCGTCGTCGGCGAGCGGGTCCTCCGACGTGCTGGAGAAGCTCGGGGTCAACCTCCAGCTGACGCCGGAGCGGGTCGTCGAGGTCGCGGAGGAGGCGGGCATCACCTTCTGCTTCGCGGTGAAGTTCCACCCGGCGCTGCGGTACGTGGCAGCCGCGCGGAAGGAGCTGGGCATCCGGACCACCTTCAACTTCCTCGGCCCGCTCACCAATCCGGCGAAGGTACGGGCGCAGGCGACCGGCGTCGCCGATGCCCGGATGGCGCCGATCATCGCGGGCGTGCTGGCCGAGCGGGGCTCCTCCGCGCTGGTGTTCCGGGGCGACGACGGGCTCGACGAACTGACCACCACCGCCACGTCGAAGGTGTGGACGGTGGCGGACGGCACCGTCCACGAGGAGCCCTTCGACCCGCGCGACGTGGGCATCGGCCTGGTCCCGGTGGAGGCGTTGCGCGGCGGGGACCCCTCGTACAACGCCGATGTCGCCCGGCGGCTGCTCGCGGGTGAGGGCGGTCCGGTACGGGACGCTGTTCTGCTCAACTCGGCGGCGGCGCTGGTCGCGCTGCATCCGGGCGGGGGATCGCTCGACGAGCGGATCGCCGCGGGGATCGCCCGCGCCGCCGAGTCGATCGACTCGGGAGCGGCCGGCCGGGCCCTGGAACGCTGGGTCACGGCCAGCAACGCCTGA
- the ctaE gene encoding aa3-type cytochrome oxidase subunit III: MSVVATATTVETGHAHPSVNRPNLTSVGTIIWLSSELMFFAALFAMYFTLRSVTGPEHWKEMASSLNVPFSATNTTILVLSSLTCQLGVFAAERGDVKKLRTWFMITFVMGAIFIGGQIFEYTDLVKKDGLSLSSDPYGSVFYLTTGFHGMHVTGGLIAFLFVLGRTYAAKRFTHHQATAAIVVSYYWHFVDVVWIGLFATIYLIK, translated from the coding sequence ATGTCGGTCGTGGCGACAGCAACGACAGTAGAAACCGGGCACGCGCACCCGTCGGTCAATCGGCCGAACCTCACCAGCGTCGGAACCATCATCTGGTTGAGTTCCGAGCTGATGTTCTTCGCGGCCCTCTTCGCGATGTACTTCACCCTGCGATCGGTGACGGGTCCCGAGCACTGGAAGGAAATGGCGTCCTCGCTGAACGTTCCTTTCTCGGCGACGAACACCACGATCCTGGTGCTCTCTTCTCTCACCTGCCAGCTCGGCGTGTTCGCCGCCGAGCGGGGCGATGTGAAGAAGCTCCGCACGTGGTTCATGATCACGTTCGTGATGGGTGCGATCTTCATCGGAGGCCAGATCTTCGAGTACACCGACCTGGTGAAGAAGGACGGCCTTTCGCTGTCCTCCGACCCGTACGGTTCGGTGTTCTACCTGACCACCGGCTTCCACGGCATGCATGTGACAGGCGGTCTCATCGCCTTCCTGTTCGTTCTGGGCAGGACATACGCGGCCAAGAGATTCACGCACCACCAGGCAACCGCCGCCATCGTCGTGTCCTATTACTGGCACTTCGTCGATGTCGTCTGGATCGGCCTCTTCGCGACGATCTACCTCATCAAGTAA
- the qcrB gene encoding cytochrome bc1 complex cytochrome b subunit, which translates to MSTVTDTQRKAPAGERVADWADGRLGIYGLAKANMRKIFPDHWSFMLGEICLYSFIIIILTGVYLTLFFHPSMNEVVYDGPYVPLQGIRVSEAFASTMNISFGVRGGLLIRQIHHWAALIFLAGMLVHMMRVFFTGAFRKPREINWLFGFLLLVLGMFTGFTGYSLPDDLLSGTGVRFMEGVMLSIPIVGSYASMFLYGGEFPGGDFVARFYSVHVLLLPGIMLGLLVGHLILVFYHKHTQFAGPGKTNKNVVGMPLLPVYMAKAGGFFFLVFGVIAAIAAIASINPIWDIGPYRPDQVSTGAQPDWYMGFSEGLVRIMPGWEINAWGHTLVLGVFIPIVVFPLVLAAIGVYPFIESWITGDKREHHILDRPRNAPTRTGLGVAWITLYLILLVGGGNDLWATHFELSINAITWFVRIGMFVGPVIAFIVTKRFCLGLQRRDKEKVLHGRESGIIKRLPHGEFVEVHEPLAPEALHTLTAHEQYQPLEIGPEVDENGVARKISRLTKLRAKLNKGYYGEHSQIEKPTADEYKEITSGHGHH; encoded by the coding sequence ATGAGCACCGTGACGGATACACAGCGCAAGGCGCCCGCCGGCGAGCGGGTGGCCGACTGGGCGGACGGCCGCCTGGGCATCTACGGCCTGGCCAAGGCCAACATGCGCAAGATCTTCCCGGACCACTGGTCCTTCATGCTCGGGGAGATCTGCCTCTACAGCTTCATCATCATCATCCTCACGGGTGTCTATCTGACGCTGTTCTTCCACCCGAGCATGAACGAGGTCGTCTACGACGGCCCGTACGTGCCGCTCCAGGGCATCCGGGTGTCCGAGGCCTTCGCCTCGACGATGAACATCAGCTTCGGGGTCCGCGGCGGTCTGCTCATCCGGCAGATCCACCACTGGGCCGCGCTGATCTTCCTCGCGGGCATGCTCGTGCACATGATGCGGGTGTTCTTCACGGGCGCGTTCCGCAAGCCGCGTGAGATCAACTGGCTGTTCGGCTTCCTGCTGCTGGTGCTGGGTATGTTCACCGGCTTCACCGGCTACTCGCTCCCGGACGACCTGCTCTCCGGTACGGGTGTGCGGTTCATGGAGGGCGTCATGCTCTCCATCCCGATCGTCGGCTCGTACGCGTCGATGTTCCTGTACGGCGGGGAGTTCCCCGGCGGTGACTTCGTCGCCCGGTTCTACTCGGTCCACGTGCTGCTGCTGCCGGGCATCATGCTCGGCCTGCTGGTCGGCCACTTGATCCTGGTCTTCTACCACAAGCACACGCAGTTCGCGGGCCCCGGCAAGACCAACAAGAACGTCGTCGGCATGCCGCTGCTGCCGGTCTACATGGCCAAGGCCGGAGGCTTCTTCTTCCTGGTCTTCGGTGTCATCGCGGCCATCGCGGCGATCGCCTCGATCAACCCGATCTGGGACATCGGCCCGTACCGGCCCGACCAGGTGTCGACCGGCGCCCAGCCCGACTGGTACATGGGATTCTCCGAGGGTCTCGTCCGCATCATGCCGGGCTGGGAGATCAACGCCTGGGGTCACACACTCGTCCTGGGTGTGTTCATCCCGATCGTGGTCTTCCCGCTGGTCCTGGCGGCCATCGGTGTCTACCCGTTCATCGAGTCCTGGATCACCGGCGACAAGCGCGAGCACCACATCCTGGACCGCCCGCGCAACGCCCCGACCCGTACCGGCCTCGGCGTCGCCTGGATCACGCTGTACCTGATCCTGCTCGTCGGTGGCGGCAACGACCTCTGGGCGACGCACTTCGAACTGTCGATCAACGCGATCACCTGGTTCGTCCGGATCGGAATGTTCGTCGGACCGGTCATCGCGTTCATCGTCACCAAGCGGTTCTGCCTCGGCCTCCAGCGTCGCGACAAGGAGAAGGTGCTGCACGGACGCGAGTCCGGCATCATCAAGCGCCTGCCGCACGGTGAGTTCGTCGAGGTGCACGAGCCGCTCGCCCCGGAGGCGCTGCACACGCTCACCGCGCACGAGCAGTACCAGCCGCTCGAAATCGGCCCCGAGGTCGACGAGAACGGTGTCGCGCGCAAGATCTCGCGTCTGACCAAGCTGCGCGCCAAGCTGAACAAGGGCTACTACGGCGAGCACAGCCAGATCGAGAAGCCCACCGCCGACGAGTACAAGGAGATCACCAGCGGCCACGGCCATCACTGA
- a CDS encoding Lrp/AsnC family transcriptional regulator yields MITAIVLIKTSVDRIPEIAESLAALESVSEVYSVTGTYDLIALVRVARHDDLADIIPGRISKIPGVEATDTHVAFRTYSQHDLEAAFAIGLDA; encoded by the coding sequence GTGATCACCGCGATCGTGCTCATCAAGACCAGCGTGGACCGGATCCCCGAGATCGCCGAATCGCTCGCCGCCCTGGAGAGCGTCAGCGAGGTCTACTCCGTCACCGGTACGTACGATCTGATCGCGCTGGTGCGGGTGGCCCGGCACGACGATCTCGCGGACATCATCCCCGGCCGGATCAGCAAGATCCCCGGTGTCGAGGCCACGGACACGCATGTGGCATTTCGTACGTACTCGCAGCACGACCTGGAAGCGGCCTTCGCCATCGGCCTGGACGCGTAG
- a CDS encoding aminotransferase class V-fold PLP-dependent enzyme: MSVPTAAADSAICAPLPVLGGDVLVPLVTGGEVAYAALDYAASAPALQRVWDDVAAYAPYYGSVHRGAGYLSQLSTDLFENSRATVAEFLGCREGDQVVFTRSTTDSLNLLAAVVPADCEVFVFETEHHASLLPWRDAAVTYLDAPRTPQQAVATLERALAARTAVSPGGQGPALVCVTGASNVTGELWPVRELAAAAHAHGARIVLDAAQLAPHHPVDIAELDVDWVAFSGHKLYAPFGSGVLAGRSDWLQDAEPYLAGGGASRRVARRGDGGVDVEWHTTAARHEAGSPNVIGVYSIASACKALTEAGFDSLVAREQSLVSRVRAGLAEVPAVKVLSLFGDEAPRVGVISFVVEGWNSSHFAAALSAEYGIGVRDGLFCAHPLVRTLLGSDPQDQGECGAPESEPGETSLNAVRVSFGAGTPDEHVERFVTAVKELVRDGARWNYRTEDGRCVPAV; this comes from the coding sequence ATGTCTGTCCCCACCGCTGCCGCCGACTCTGCCATTTGTGCCCCTCTGCCCGTTCTGGGCGGAGATGTTCTTGTGCCGCTCGTGACCGGTGGCGAGGTGGCCTACGCCGCGCTCGACTACGCGGCGAGCGCCCCGGCCCTGCAGCGCGTCTGGGACGACGTCGCCGCGTACGCCCCGTACTACGGCAGCGTGCACCGCGGTGCCGGCTACCTCTCGCAGCTCTCCACCGACCTCTTCGAGAACAGCCGGGCCACCGTCGCCGAGTTCCTCGGCTGCCGCGAGGGCGACCAGGTCGTCTTCACCCGGTCGACCACCGACTCGCTCAATCTGCTGGCCGCGGTGGTCCCCGCCGACTGCGAGGTCTTCGTCTTCGAGACCGAGCACCACGCCTCACTGCTGCCGTGGCGCGACGCCGCGGTGACCTACCTCGACGCCCCCCGCACCCCGCAGCAGGCCGTCGCCACACTGGAGCGCGCGCTGGCCGCCCGTACCGCGGTGTCGCCCGGGGGTCAGGGCCCCGCGCTGGTCTGCGTGACCGGCGCGTCGAACGTCACGGGCGAGCTGTGGCCGGTCAGGGAACTGGCCGCCGCCGCCCATGCGCACGGTGCGCGGATCGTGCTGGACGCCGCGCAGCTCGCGCCGCACCACCCCGTGGACATCGCCGAGCTGGACGTCGACTGGGTCGCCTTCTCCGGGCACAAGCTGTACGCGCCGTTCGGCTCCGGGGTCCTCGCCGGCCGCTCCGACTGGCTTCAGGACGCCGAGCCGTACCTCGCCGGTGGCGGTGCCTCGCGCAGGGTCGCCCGGCGCGGTGACGGCGGGGTGGACGTCGAGTGGCACACCACCGCGGCCCGCCACGAGGCAGGCTCGCCGAACGTCATCGGTGTCTACTCCATCGCCTCCGCCTGCAAGGCGCTCACCGAGGCGGGCTTCGACTCGCTGGTGGCACGTGAGCAGTCGCTGGTCTCCAGGGTCCGCGCGGGGCTCGCCGAGGTGCCGGCGGTGAAGGTGCTCTCGCTCTTCGGCGACGAGGCGCCGCGCGTCGGGGTCATCTCGTTCGTGGTGGAGGGCTGGAACAGCTCGCACTTCGCGGCGGCGCTGTCGGCCGAGTACGGCATCGGGGTGCGCGACGGTCTCTTCTGCGCCCACCCGCTCGTACGGACCCTGCTCGGCAGCGACCCGCAGGACCAGGGCGAGTGCGGTGCGCCGGAGAGCGAGCCGGGCGAAACCTCCCTCAACGCCGTCCGGGTGAGCTTCGGCGCGGGCACGCCCGACGAGCACGTGGAGCGGTTCGTGACGGCGGTCAAGGAACTGGTCCGGGACGGCGCCCGCTGGAACTACCGCACCGAGGACGGCCGCTGCGTGCCGGCCGTCTGA
- a CDS encoding L,D-transpeptidase — MSHAPRFRTVLSCTLLVVSLGATATACGGSPNNPLSAPPYNAADDISFSGPGGSGKVDPDKPLEVTSKDDGGRITDVTASDSTGRQLAGELSADGSRWHSTAPLAAGAHYTVRVATEDEDGSPGAKTTTFDTAPAADRLNVTFGPKAGEYGVGQPVTAQLSAPVKDKAARAQVERALKVDSVPSVEGAWYWVDSKTLHYRPKEYWPAHATIDVHSNLNGIKVAGKLYGGDAKPLKLTTGDRLVAVTDASSHEMTVTRNGEVINTIPVTTGKAGFSTRNGVKVVLGKQYFVRMTSASIGIAAGSSDSYDLPVYYATQVTLSGEYVHAAPWSVGSQGSANTSHGCTGMSTDNASWFFSHVRQGDIVDVVGSDGDTMTPFDNGFGDWNVSWAKWAKGSALTNGKQVPAAPAETARLRPAAF; from the coding sequence ATGAGCCACGCACCTCGATTCCGTACGGTCCTGAGCTGCACACTGCTGGTCGTGTCCCTGGGGGCGACGGCGACCGCGTGCGGCGGCTCCCCCAACAATCCGCTCTCCGCGCCGCCGTACAACGCCGCCGACGACATCTCGTTCAGCGGCCCCGGCGGCAGCGGCAAGGTGGACCCGGACAAGCCGCTCGAAGTCACCTCCAAGGATGACGGCGGTCGCATCACCGATGTGACCGCCTCGGACAGCACAGGACGCCAACTGGCGGGCGAACTCTCGGCGGACGGCAGCAGGTGGCACAGCACGGCCCCGCTGGCCGCAGGCGCGCACTACACGGTGCGCGTCGCCACCGAGGACGAGGACGGCTCGCCGGGCGCGAAGACGACCACGTTCGACACGGCTCCCGCCGCCGACCGGCTCAACGTCACCTTCGGGCCCAAGGCGGGCGAGTACGGCGTCGGACAGCCCGTCACCGCCCAACTCAGCGCCCCGGTCAAGGACAAGGCCGCCAGGGCCCAGGTCGAGCGTGCCCTGAAGGTCGACTCGGTACCGTCCGTCGAAGGCGCCTGGTACTGGGTGGACAGCAAGACGCTGCACTACCGCCCGAAGGAGTACTGGCCCGCACACGCCACGATCGACGTGCACAGCAACCTGAACGGGATAAAAGTGGCGGGCAAGCTCTACGGCGGCGACGCCAAGCCGCTCAAGCTGACCACCGGCGACCGTCTCGTGGCCGTCACGGACGCGTCGTCGCACGAAATGACGGTCACCCGCAACGGCGAAGTGATCAACACCATTCCGGTGACCACCGGCAAGGCGGGCTTCTCCACCCGCAACGGCGTCAAGGTCGTGCTGGGCAAGCAGTACTTCGTACGCATGACCAGCGCCAGCATCGGTATCGCCGCCGGGAGTTCGGACTCGTACGACCTGCCGGTCTACTACGCGACACAGGTCACACTGAGCGGGGAGTACGTCCACGCCGCGCCGTGGTCCGTGGGCTCGCAGGGGAGTGCCAACACCAGCCACGGCTGCACCGGGATGAGCACGGACAACGCCTCCTGGTTCTTCAGCCACGTGCGCCAGGGCGACATCGTCGACGTCGTCGGCAGCGACGGCGACACGATGACGCCGTTCGACAACGGCTTCGGGGACTGGAACGTGTCCTGGGCCAAGTGGGCCAAGGGCAGCGCGCTGACGAACGGCAAGCAGGTGCCCGCCGCACCCGCGGAAACGGCCCGGCTGCGGCCCGCCGCGTTCTGA